The following proteins are encoded in a genomic region of Coffea eugenioides isolate CCC68of chromosome 6, Ceug_1.0, whole genome shotgun sequence:
- the LOC113774852 gene encoding WRKY transcription factor 44 isoform X2, which translates to MEIKETEKVAIAKPVASRPTCSSFKSFSELLAGAINASPSSSCSEAAVTAIRPRTVRFKPAVDHPSAGVAASQANLCGAAVSSPTAKDLKADGKCKVVYKPMAKLVSKTTVSLLANMEQELAEVEANFQLPNLVKPQCDNRSELHQNFLSAAQKNKRVEPSNVTTQNLEEDQRSLAHTANGDRPSYDGYNWRKYGQKQVKGSEYPRSYYKCTHPNCPVKKKVERSLDGQIAEIVYKGEHSHPKTQPVRRNSSDGHWQGTSGNESNNPLCRNQHSDKNECYEGTMENPNEFGFLAHSSYSAGAPSCMHPTNGASNFGVSNLDNSSCHSGEFDEGREGLEGETDGPKRKRRKNDNQSNVAGTAAEGAQEPQVLGQNSTDSEIIRDGFRWRKYGQKVVKGNPYPRSYYRCTSLKCNVRKYVERTSDDPNAFMTTYEGKHNHEMPTKSTSSLAAKTSTKALGTKKIYLD; encoded by the exons ATGGAAATTAAAGAAACAGAGAAAGTGGCCATCGCAAAGCCTGTAGCATCAAGACCTACTTGTTCCAGTTTTAAATCCTTCTCTGAGCTTCTTGCCGGTGCCATCAACGCCTCACCCTCTAGCTCATGTTCTGAAGCTGCGGTAACAGCCATTAGACCGAGGACGGTGAGGTTCAAGCCAGCAGTGGACCATCCTTCGGCTGGAGTGGCTGCTTCCCAG GCTAATCTATGTGGGGCTGCTGTTTCTTCTCCCACTGCTAAGGACTTGAAAGCAGACGGGAAATGCAAAGTGGTGTACAAACCTATGGCCAAGCTCGTCTCCAAGACAACAGTTTCTCTCTTGGCAAATATG GAACAGGAATTAGCTGAAGTTGAGGCAAATTTCCAACTACCAAACCTAGTCAAACCTCAATGTGATAATAGATCAGAGCTTCATCAGAATTTCCTATCCGCGgcacaaaagaataaaagagtTGAACCCTCGAATGTGACAACACAGAACCTGGAAGAGGATCAGAGATCGTTAGCGCACACGGCAAATGGGGATCGTCCTTCTTATGATGGATATAATTGGAGGAAGTACGGACAAAAGCAGGTTAAAGGAAGCGAATATCCAAGAAGTTATTACAAGTGCACACATCCAAATTGTCCAGTGAAAAAAAAGGTTGAGAGATCATTAGATGGTCAGATTGCAGAAATTGTCTACAAGGGTGAGCATAGTCATCCGAAGACGCAGCCTGTAAGACGTAACTCCTCCGATGGACATTGGCAAGGAACTTCCGGGAATGAATCAAACAATCCCCTATGCAGAAACCAACATAGTGACAAGAATGAATGTTATGAAGGCACCATGGAAAATCCAAATGAATTTGGTTTTTTAGCCCATTCAAGTTATTCGGCAGGAGCTCCATCATGCATGCACCCTACAAATGGAGCATCCAATTTTGGTGTCTCAAACCTTGATAATTCATCTTGCCACAGCGGGGAGTTTGACGAAGGGAGGGAGGGACTGGAGGGAGAGACGGATGGAccgaaaaggaaaagaag GAAAAACGACAACCAATCGAATGTAGCAGGCACAGCAGCTGAAGGAGCACAAGAGCCTCAGGTTCTTGGTCAAAACTCCACTGATTCTGAAATCATAAGAGATGGATTTCGCTGGAGAAAGTATGGGCAAAAAGTTGTGAAGGGAAATCCATATCCAAG GAGTTACTATAGATGTACCAGTCTCAAGTGCAATGTGCGCAAATATGTGGAGAGAACGTCGGATGATCCAAATGCCTTCATGACGACTTATGAAGGAAAGCACAACCATGAGATGCCAACAAAAAGCACAAGTTCTTTGGCGGCTAAAACTAGTACAAAGGCCTTAGGTACCAAAAAAATATATCTTGATTAG
- the LOC113774852 gene encoding WRKY transcription factor 44 isoform X1, which produces MEIKETEKVAIAKPVASRPTCSSFKSFSELLAGAINASPSSSCSEAAVTAIRPRTVRFKPAVDHPSAGVAASQANLCGAAVSSPTAKDLKADGKCKVVYKPMAKLVSKTTVSLLANMQSANLFQEQELAEVEANFQLPNLVKPQCDNRSELHQNFLSAAQKNKRVEPSNVTTQNLEEDQRSLAHTANGDRPSYDGYNWRKYGQKQVKGSEYPRSYYKCTHPNCPVKKKVERSLDGQIAEIVYKGEHSHPKTQPVRRNSSDGHWQGTSGNESNNPLCRNQHSDKNECYEGTMENPNEFGFLAHSSYSAGAPSCMHPTNGASNFGVSNLDNSSCHSGEFDEGREGLEGETDGPKRKRRKNDNQSNVAGTAAEGAQEPQVLGQNSTDSEIIRDGFRWRKYGQKVVKGNPYPRSYYRCTSLKCNVRKYVERTSDDPNAFMTTYEGKHNHEMPTKSTSSLAAKTSTKALGTKKIYLD; this is translated from the exons ATGGAAATTAAAGAAACAGAGAAAGTGGCCATCGCAAAGCCTGTAGCATCAAGACCTACTTGTTCCAGTTTTAAATCCTTCTCTGAGCTTCTTGCCGGTGCCATCAACGCCTCACCCTCTAGCTCATGTTCTGAAGCTGCGGTAACAGCCATTAGACCGAGGACGGTGAGGTTCAAGCCAGCAGTGGACCATCCTTCGGCTGGAGTGGCTGCTTCCCAG GCTAATCTATGTGGGGCTGCTGTTTCTTCTCCCACTGCTAAGGACTTGAAAGCAGACGGGAAATGCAAAGTGGTGTACAAACCTATGGCCAAGCTCGTCTCCAAGACAACAGTTTCTCTCTTGGCAAATATG CAAAGTGCCAATTTATTTCAGGAACAGGAATTAGCTGAAGTTGAGGCAAATTTCCAACTACCAAACCTAGTCAAACCTCAATGTGATAATAGATCAGAGCTTCATCAGAATTTCCTATCCGCGgcacaaaagaataaaagagtTGAACCCTCGAATGTGACAACACAGAACCTGGAAGAGGATCAGAGATCGTTAGCGCACACGGCAAATGGGGATCGTCCTTCTTATGATGGATATAATTGGAGGAAGTACGGACAAAAGCAGGTTAAAGGAAGCGAATATCCAAGAAGTTATTACAAGTGCACACATCCAAATTGTCCAGTGAAAAAAAAGGTTGAGAGATCATTAGATGGTCAGATTGCAGAAATTGTCTACAAGGGTGAGCATAGTCATCCGAAGACGCAGCCTGTAAGACGTAACTCCTCCGATGGACATTGGCAAGGAACTTCCGGGAATGAATCAAACAATCCCCTATGCAGAAACCAACATAGTGACAAGAATGAATGTTATGAAGGCACCATGGAAAATCCAAATGAATTTGGTTTTTTAGCCCATTCAAGTTATTCGGCAGGAGCTCCATCATGCATGCACCCTACAAATGGAGCATCCAATTTTGGTGTCTCAAACCTTGATAATTCATCTTGCCACAGCGGGGAGTTTGACGAAGGGAGGGAGGGACTGGAGGGAGAGACGGATGGAccgaaaaggaaaagaag GAAAAACGACAACCAATCGAATGTAGCAGGCACAGCAGCTGAAGGAGCACAAGAGCCTCAGGTTCTTGGTCAAAACTCCACTGATTCTGAAATCATAAGAGATGGATTTCGCTGGAGAAAGTATGGGCAAAAAGTTGTGAAGGGAAATCCATATCCAAG GAGTTACTATAGATGTACCAGTCTCAAGTGCAATGTGCGCAAATATGTGGAGAGAACGTCGGATGATCCAAATGCCTTCATGACGACTTATGAAGGAAAGCACAACCATGAGATGCCAACAAAAAGCACAAGTTCTTTGGCGGCTAAAACTAGTACAAAGGCCTTAGGTACCAAAAAAATATATCTTGATTAG